The genomic interval CCGGACCTCGCCGCCGAGGTGACGGTGCAGCCGATCGACATTCTCGGCGTGGACGCGGCGATCCTGTTCGCCGACATCCTTCTTCCCCTCGAAGCGATGGGCGCGGAACTGAAATTCGTCAAGGGCGACGGCCCCACGTTTCCGGATCCGGTGCGCCGTCGGGAAGACCTCTCCCGCCTGCGGGCGCCCTCCGTGGAGGGCACCCTCGGCTACGTGTTCGATGCCCTGCGGGCGGTGCGCCGGGCACTCGCCGGCCGGGTGCCGGTGCTCGGCTTCGGCGGCACCCCCTGGACCCTCGCCGCCTACCTGGTGGAGGGCAGCGGTTCCAAGCAGTATCCCCACCTCCTCGAATGGAGCTACCGCGACCCGGCGGGCCTGGGCCAACTGCTGGAACGCATTGCCGAAGTCTCGACGGAGTACCTCCTCGGCCAGGTCGAGGCCGGTGCCGATGCCCTTCAGCTTTTCGACAGTTGGGGCGGGCTGCTCTCCGCCGGGCGCTGGCGGCAGGTGGCTATGCCGCCACTGGCCCGCATCATCGAGGGATTGCGGGCTCAGGCTCCGGCTACTCCGCTGATCTACTATGTGCAGGGCGGCAGCCATCTGCTGGAGGCGGCGCGGCAACTGCCGGTGGACGGCATCTCGGTGGATTGGCGCCTGCCCTTGGCGGAGGCCCGGTCCCTGATCGGTCCGGACAAGGTGATCCAGGGCAACCTGGACCCGGCGGCGCTCCTGGGTCCGGTCCCACACATCGAATCCCTCGCCCGCGACCTGGTCGAGGCCGGCCGCGGCACCCGGCACATCGTCAATCTCGGCCACGGCATCATCAAATCGACGCCCGTCGAGCACGCCCAGGCCTTCGTGCGAGCCGTCCAGGGCACTTCCTCCGGAGGCTGAGTTGAGCGGCCCTTCGCGATGGCAGAGCGCCGGCTCCGGCCTGCTCCTCGTCGGTGCGCTGTGGGCACTCGCTTGCGGGCGCGAGGGGTCGCCCCCACCGCCGGCTTACCAAAATCTCCTGGTGGTGATGATCGACACCCTGCGCAGCGATCACCTGCCGAGCTACGGCTACGAGCGCGACACAGCGCCGTTTCTCCATCGACTGGCCGCGGAGGGTGTGCAGCTCCAGGGGTATTCGGCATCCTCCTGGACTCGGCCCTCCGTCGCCACCCTGTTGACCGGCCTCCACCCGGAGCGACACCAGGCCATCGCTCGCAGCGACGGCCTGCCGGTGGCCGCCCCCTATTTGCCCGCTCTGCTCAAGGAACACGGCTTCTCCACCGCGGCCTACGTCGGCAACATGAACGTCGGCCGGAAGTGGGGCTTCGACCGTGGCTTCGACGCCTTTCGGCAGTCAAGAGGCGCCCGTAAGGTGGACGCCGCGCGGGTCACCGATT from Acidobacteriota bacterium carries:
- the hemE gene encoding uroporphyrinogen decarboxylase, with translation MTDQQPPSQLQNDRLLRVFRGESVDRPPVWIMRQAGRYLPEYRAIRQRVDFLTLCKTPDLAAEVTVQPIDILGVDAAILFADILLPLEAMGAELKFVKGDGPTFPDPVRRREDLSRLRAPSVEGTLGYVFDALRAVRRALAGRVPVLGFGGTPWTLAAYLVEGSGSKQYPHLLEWSYRDPAGLGQLLERIAEVSTEYLLGQVEAGADALQLFDSWGGLLSAGRWRQVAMPPLARIIEGLRAQAPATPLIYYVQGGSHLLEAARQLPVDGISVDWRLPLAEARSLIGPDKVIQGNLDPAALLGPVPHIESLARDLVEAGRGTRHIVNLGHGIIKSTPVEHAQAFVRAVQGTSSGG